The following are encoded in a window of Methanomassiliicoccales archaeon genomic DNA:
- a CDS encoding ribosome assembly factor SBDS, with amino-acid sequence MVDIETAIIARFESHGETFEILIDPKVVNLIREGKEVELTDYMVIDEIFRNARKGTRPSEEKIKEVFGTTDPVQVAKQIILKGEVQLTTQQRREMQESKKKRIIAEIARNAINPQTGAPHPPQRIELAMEEARVHIDPFKPVEMQVKTVLEALRPIIPIRFDKVRIAVRLSGEAYGRCYEDIVHMGKITKEEWQANGSWIGVIELPAGMRDEFLNRLNEKTRGNVEAKILK; translated from the coding sequence ATGGTCGATATTGAAACTGCGATAATCGCGCGCTTCGAATCCCACGGCGAGACTTTCGAGATTTTGATCGATCCTAAGGTCGTGAATTTAATCAGAGAAGGAAAGGAAGTGGAGCTTACAGATTACATGGTCATTGATGAGATTTTTCGCAATGCACGAAAAGGTACCCGGCCATCTGAAGAAAAGATCAAAGAAGTCTTTGGCACAACTGATCCTGTCCAGGTGGCAAAGCAAATTATACTTAAGGGCGAAGTCCAACTTACGACGCAGCAACGTAGGGAAATGCAAGAGAGTAAGAAGAAAAGGATAATCGCAGAAATAGCACGAAATGCAATCAATCCACAGACTGGCGCTCCACATCCCCCCCAGAGAATCGAACTTGCGATGGAAGAGGCGCGGGTTCACATCGATCCGTTCAAGCCCGTCGAAATGCAAGTAAAAACGGTCCTAGAAGCACTCAGGCCGATCATTCCAATTCGTTTCGATAAGGTGAGGATTGCAGTAAGGTTGTCTGGAGAGGCGTACGGACGTTGCTACGAGGACATTGTTCATATGGGAAAGATTACAAAGGAAGAGTGGCAGGCTAACGGTAGCTGGATCGGAGTAATCGAGCTTCCCGCCGGAATGAGAGATGAGTTTCTAAATCGTCTCAATGAGAAGACGAGAGGTAACGTGGAAGCAAAAATACTCAAATGA
- the psmA gene encoding archaeal proteasome endopeptidase complex subunit alpha has protein sequence MQPGQMAYDRAITVFSPDGRLFQVEYAREAVKRGTTTVGLKFRDGVVLIVDKRIASRLMEPKSIEKIYQIDDHMGCATSGLVADARILVDQARIIAQINKITYDEEISVEALVKRICDFKQNYTQYGGVRPFGTALLVAGVDHEGEHLFETDPSGALVSYKAGSIGAGRNVVMEVFEEEYQEGMDMESAILLGLKALKKATEEEKLNPKAVEIGIVRRGEKFRRMDESEVEKYVEKANAL, from the coding sequence ATGCAGCCAGGACAGATGGCATACGATAGAGCAATAACGGTTTTTTCACCTGATGGGAGACTCTTTCAGGTTGAGTATGCAAGAGAAGCCGTCAAGAGAGGTACGACTACTGTAGGACTGAAGTTTAGGGATGGAGTTGTATTGATAGTTGATAAGAGGATAGCTAGCAGGCTTATGGAACCGAAGTCGATCGAAAAGATCTACCAAATTGATGATCACATGGGTTGCGCAACGTCTGGTCTAGTGGCAGATGCAAGAATTCTTGTCGACCAAGCGAGAATAATTGCGCAGATCAACAAGATAACCTATGATGAAGAAATCAGCGTAGAAGCACTGGTAAAACGAATTTGCGATTTCAAACAGAATTATACTCAATACGGAGGTGTAAGACCGTTTGGAACTGCGCTTCTTGTAGCAGGCGTGGATCACGAGGGGGAGCACCTTTTCGAGACGGACCCAAGTGGTGCTTTAGTGTCATACAAAGCCGGAAGCATCGGAGCCGGCAGGAATGTTGTCATGGAAGTATTCGAAGAGGAGTATCAAGAAGGTATGGATATGGAATCGGCAATCCTGCTAGGTCTCAAGGCACTTAAGAAGGCAACAGAAGAAGAAAAACTGAACCCAAAAGCCGTCGAAATTGGAATCGTGAGGCGAGGCGAGAAATTCAGGAGAATGGACGAGTCTGAAGTGGAGAAATACGTGGAAAAGGCAAACGCATTGTAA
- a CDS encoding hydrogenase iron-sulfur subunit produces MIEEYEPRIIAFCCNWCSYAAADLAGTSRLQYPPNIRIIKVMCTGRVDPVFVLQAFEHGADGVLIAGCHPRGCYYVTGNEKAAYRMEFLQDILPIIGLDPRRLRLEWIAGSEPDKFVRICRDMVEELKRLGPPPTKGGMY; encoded by the coding sequence ATGATCGAAGAATACGAGCCACGCATCATCGCTTTCTGCTGCAATTGGTGTTCATATGCCGCTGCCGATCTTGCTGGAACATCTCGACTGCAATATCCTCCGAACATCAGAATTATCAAGGTCATGTGCACTGGAAGGGTTGATCCGGTCTTCGTACTGCAAGCATTCGAACACGGTGCTGATGGAGTACTCATAGCTGGGTGTCATCCGAGAGGGTGTTACTACGTGACCGGGAATGAGAAAGCCGCTTATCGTATGGAATTTCTCCAAGATATTCTACCGATCATCGGGCTTGATCCGAGGCGGCTTAGGCTGGAATGGATAGCGGGTTCTGAGCCGGATAAATTCGTCAGAATTTGTAGAGATATGGTGGAGGAACTCAAAAGGCTCGGGCCACCACCGACAAAAGGAGGAATGTACTGA
- a CDS encoding 4Fe-4S dicluster domain-containing protein produces the protein MNPITAKKEFAISEKEAILEELPIIDEECDRDFIKEIIEMGGGDVQVCLQCGNCTGVCPVSLKTENKIRNIIKMCQMGLKDKVLATPWVCATCHRCFEHCPAGMNPAELVIALRHIIVRQRGPPFFVVSISKNVADLGQAVTISEEISKLRKKLGLREMPFDESQRLKATRDIKMIMRATGYDKLIGIALSD, from the coding sequence TTGAATCCTATAACGGCGAAAAAAGAGTTCGCAATTTCTGAGAAAGAGGCAATCTTGGAAGAATTGCCGATCATCGATGAGGAATGCGATCGAGACTTCATCAAAGAAATAATAGAAATGGGGGGAGGGGATGTACAGGTCTGCCTCCAGTGCGGAAATTGCACTGGTGTCTGTCCAGTATCTCTCAAAACTGAAAACAAAATCCGCAACATTATTAAGATGTGTCAGATGGGCCTGAAGGATAAGGTCCTTGCAACCCCATGGGTTTGTGCAACCTGTCACCGATGCTTTGAACATTGCCCTGCAGGCATGAACCCCGCAGAGCTTGTGATCGCGCTCAGGCATATAATTGTAAGGCAACGAGGTCCTCCATTTTTTGTCGTCTCAATATCAAAGAATGTTGCTGATCTGGGACAAGCCGTCACGATCTCAGAAGAGATCTCAAAACTAAGAAAGAAACTCGGATTAAGAGAGATGCCGTTCGATGAGAGTCAGAGGCTGAAGGCGACGAGAGACATCAAGATGATCATGCGCGCGACTGGATATGATAAACTTATCGGCATTGCATTGAGTGATTGA
- a CDS encoding heterodisulfide reductase-related iron-sulfur binding cluster, giving the protein MKNAKASARYGLFYGCLIPNRYPGIERSVKLILEKLKCDELFRELPLASCCPVPGIFYSTDKDTWLTLAARNLCLAQDRKQELVTFCNGCFTSLLMATEYLSDPKNLGKVNKILKNILMKYTGVPRVTPEGQRVLEPIKVRHFVDVFYKDIGIEAIKSAVQVPLHNLKIAVHYGCHYLRPTESQSIEDPINPVMIDEIIATLGAESVNYDHKLNCCGAGGGVRSYVSDLAIAISKDKLVSVMNAGADLIVTPCPYCLMQLDNAEKSLATFQIPVLHLTQLMALAFGAEEEMLGFEAHSIPVHDVIARIGGKK; this is encoded by the coding sequence ATGAAGAACGCAAAGGCAAGTGCGAGATATGGATTATTCTACGGTTGCCTTATTCCCAACAGATATCCTGGTATTGAAAGATCTGTAAAATTGATTCTCGAGAAGCTCAAATGTGATGAACTATTTCGCGAATTGCCACTTGCTTCCTGTTGTCCTGTACCGGGAATATTTTATTCCACAGATAAAGACACTTGGCTAACACTTGCCGCTAGGAATCTCTGCTTAGCTCAAGATAGAAAACAAGAACTCGTTACATTTTGCAATGGCTGTTTCACCTCACTCCTCATGGCCACCGAATACCTATCAGACCCAAAGAATCTCGGCAAAGTTAACAAGATTTTAAAAAACATATTAATGAAATACACAGGAGTCCCGAGAGTAACACCTGAGGGGCAGCGCGTCTTAGAGCCCATCAAGGTGAGGCACTTTGTGGACGTGTTTTACAAAGACATAGGAATCGAAGCTATCAAATCCGCCGTCCAGGTTCCTCTGCATAATCTAAAGATCGCAGTCCATTACGGATGCCATTACCTCCGCCCAACGGAGAGCCAGAGCATCGAGGACCCAATAAATCCGGTGATGATCGATGAGATCATCGCAACGCTAGGCGCTGAGTCCGTTAATTACGATCATAAGCTTAACTGCTGCGGGGCAGGTGGAGGAGTCCGATCGTACGTCAGCGATCTTGCCATAGCAATATCAAAGGACAAACTCGTCAGCGTAATGAACGCTGGAGCAGATTTAATCGTGACTCCATGTCCGTATTGCCTCATGCAACTCGACAATGCGGAGAAGTCGCTGGCCACATTCCAAATACCTGTGCTTCACCTCACGCAGCTTATGGCACTTGCATTTGGTGCCGAAGAAGAAATGCTTGGGTTTGAAGCTCACTCCATTCCAGTGCATGATGTAATTGCCAGAATTGGAGGTAAAAAATGA
- a CDS encoding CoB--CoM heterodisulfide reductase iron-sulfur subunit A family protein — MKSKDEMKIGVFICKCGANISSVIDCDAVRDYASKLPGVVCSNCSDYLCSPSGLSRMREVISDSDLTSVVIAACTPRICERIFRENLERAGINRHMLYIANIREQCSWVHVNEPFEATQKAKDLVKMGVERATTLTPLECTPLELKQEVVVIGGGVAGVEAAYKLAELGFKVHLVERRPVLGGNMATMFTCLLWCHEAPGGVLRSHDFRHGIFPACDCSGCTITSKLNDVVSHPNIEIYLLSEVVDITGHVGNFKVRILKKPRFIDEQKCVGCGNCAIVCPVVKKNEYDYGLSERKAIFMPFQQAIPRKFLIDTEACLRLNGKECSACVEACEFEAPNFEDKTREITIEAGAIIIATGFEPFKPKIHGYLGYQEFENVITIMELERMLDKAGPTGGMVIRPSDKKVPKKIAFIQCVGSRDRKINAAYCSKVCCMYTMKNAQAVKEVHPDTDITVYYIDIRAVGKGVEEFFHRTREDYGVEYTRGRPARIIEDKATKNLIVRAEETLLNKITERMYELVVLSVAMIPSKGSNELASMLRLRTSPDGFIQEAHTRTKPVETSMEGVFICGCAQGPKDVPESIAQARAAALEVAILLSKKMIMAESLNAYIEEERCLGCGLCVDICPYGAPTTVQTERGVKMRIVDALCKGCGTCVVSCPAKAIHARQFTDEQILSEIRAALEVE; from the coding sequence TTGAAATCAAAAGACGAGATGAAGATTGGCGTTTTTATTTGCAAATGTGGAGCTAATATAAGCAGTGTCATCGACTGCGATGCTGTAAGGGACTATGCCTCTAAGCTTCCTGGCGTTGTTTGTTCAAATTGTAGCGATTACTTGTGTTCTCCGTCTGGACTCTCACGAATGAGGGAAGTGATTAGTGATTCGGATCTTACTTCTGTTGTTATAGCTGCATGCACCCCGAGAATATGTGAAAGGATTTTCAGAGAGAACTTGGAAAGGGCAGGTATCAATAGACACATGCTGTACATCGCAAATATTCGCGAACAGTGCTCCTGGGTGCACGTAAACGAGCCATTCGAAGCAACACAAAAAGCAAAAGATCTTGTGAAGATGGGAGTTGAAAGAGCTACAACTCTAACTCCTCTGGAATGCACACCTTTAGAATTGAAACAGGAAGTAGTTGTAATAGGAGGGGGAGTTGCAGGCGTTGAAGCTGCTTACAAACTAGCAGAATTGGGATTCAAGGTTCACCTTGTTGAAAGAAGGCCTGTGCTCGGAGGAAATATGGCCACAATGTTTACCTGCCTTTTATGGTGTCATGAAGCGCCCGGTGGAGTGCTACGGTCACATGATTTCAGGCACGGAATCTTTCCTGCGTGTGACTGCTCTGGGTGTACTATTACCTCCAAACTTAACGACGTTGTTTCGCATCCCAACATTGAGATCTACCTACTATCAGAAGTTGTAGATATAACAGGGCATGTTGGTAATTTCAAGGTAAGAATTTTGAAGAAGCCGAGATTCATTGATGAACAAAAATGCGTCGGCTGCGGGAACTGCGCAATTGTTTGTCCCGTAGTCAAAAAGAATGAATACGATTACGGTCTTTCTGAGAGAAAAGCAATATTTATGCCGTTTCAGCAGGCAATTCCCCGTAAGTTTCTCATCGATACCGAAGCTTGCCTTCGGCTAAATGGCAAAGAGTGCAGTGCTTGCGTTGAAGCATGTGAATTTGAAGCACCGAATTTTGAAGATAAAACAAGGGAGATTACAATTGAGGCTGGAGCCATCATTATCGCAACTGGTTTTGAACCTTTCAAACCTAAAATCCACGGTTATTTGGGATATCAGGAATTTGAGAACGTCATAACGATAATGGAACTGGAGCGGATGCTGGATAAAGCTGGACCGACTGGTGGTATGGTGATCAGACCATCAGATAAGAAAGTTCCAAAAAAAATTGCGTTTATACAATGCGTCGGATCAAGAGATAGGAAAATCAATGCCGCTTATTGTTCGAAAGTCTGCTGTATGTATACCATGAAAAATGCCCAAGCAGTCAAGGAGGTGCATCCCGATACAGACATCACGGTTTATTACATTGATATAAGAGCCGTCGGCAAAGGTGTCGAGGAGTTCTTCCATAGGACTAGAGAAGATTATGGTGTTGAGTATACAAGGGGAAGACCGGCAAGAATCATTGAGGACAAAGCAACAAAAAATCTGATTGTCAGAGCAGAAGAAACTCTTCTGAATAAGATTACCGAGCGTATGTATGAGTTAGTGGTACTTTCTGTCGCGATGATTCCCTCAAAAGGCAGTAATGAGCTTGCTTCGATGCTGAGATTGAGAACAAGCCCCGATGGATTTATTCAAGAAGCCCATACTCGAACAAAGCCTGTAGAGACGTCAATGGAAGGGGTCTTTATTTGTGGATGTGCCCAGGGTCCCAAAGACGTTCCCGAGTCTATTGCGCAGGCACGCGCAGCGGCCCTCGAAGTGGCCATACTTCTGTCTAAAAAAATGATAATGGCTGAATCTCTAAATGCGTACATAGAAGAAGAAAGGTGTCTAGGATGCGGACTATGTGTTGACATTTGTCCTTATGGTGCTCCTACGACTGTTCAGACTGAAAGGGGAGTCAAAATGAGGATTGTTGATGCTCTATGCAAGGGTTGTGGAACTTGCGTTGTATCATGCCCTGCCAAGGCCATCCATGCTCGTCAGTTTACAGATGAGCAGATTCTGAGCGAGATCAGAGCGGCCCTGGAGGTGGAGTGA
- the rrp41 gene encoding exosome complex exonuclease Rrp41, whose amino-acid sequence METLRLIDENGLRIDGRKVDELRPIKIEAGVLKRADGSAYVEWGKNKVLAAVYGPRECHPRHLQDPSKALVQCRYNMIAFSVMERKRPGPDRRSVEISKIIAEALEYVIFTEYFPRTSIDVYIEILQANAGTRCAGLTAASVALADAGVPMRDLIPAVAVGKVDNHVVLDLTKEEDNHGQADLPMAIIPRTREVLLLQMDGHMTVDEFNKGIEMGYRACEKIYQLQKDALRRRYAVEEIESFEDAQQVQTSMEE is encoded by the coding sequence ATGGAAACGTTAAGATTGATTGATGAAAATGGATTAAGAATTGATGGAAGAAAGGTCGATGAGCTTAGACCAATTAAGATTGAGGCTGGTGTCCTGAAGAGAGCTGATGGATCAGCCTATGTTGAGTGGGGAAAAAATAAGGTGTTAGCGGCTGTATATGGTCCGAGGGAATGCCATCCGAGACATCTTCAGGACCCCTCTAAAGCTCTTGTTCAGTGCCGATATAATATGATTGCATTTTCTGTAATGGAGCGAAAGAGGCCTGGACCGGATCGCAGGTCGGTGGAAATATCTAAGATAATTGCCGAAGCCTTGGAATACGTTATATTCACGGAATATTTCCCACGGACATCAATCGATGTTTACATCGAAATACTCCAAGCGAATGCGGGAACGCGGTGCGCGGGACTAACTGCGGCCTCTGTTGCTCTCGCAGACGCAGGCGTGCCAATGAGAGATCTCATTCCTGCTGTGGCTGTTGGCAAGGTAGACAATCATGTTGTCCTGGATTTAACAAAGGAGGAGGACAATCATGGTCAAGCGGACTTACCAATGGCGATTATTCCAAGAACCAGGGAAGTTCTTCTGCTACAGATGGACGGTCACATGACTGTTGATGAGTTTAATAAAGGGATTGAAATGGGTTATCGTGCATGTGAGAAGATTTACCAGCTTCAGAAGGACGCTCTGAGGCGGAGATACGCTGTTGAAGAGATTGAATCATTTGAAGATGCACAGCAAGTGCAGACCTCTATGGAGGAGTGA
- the ftsZ gene encoding cell division protein FtsZ has protein sequence MVGYAMNSGFDRISDFRDKASTKGPEKSAGSDVSVDDEELKRIVESLKVRIAIIGCGGGGSNTIRRLYQAGIVGATLVAANSDAKHLLSVVAPHKVLLGRTFTRGLGAGSIPDIGKKAAEEARDELTRYLDGQHIVFVTAGLGGGTGTGAAPVVAELARQRALLVMGVVTLPFKAEGKVRMENALAGLNRLREFCDTTIVVPNDRLLEIVPKLPLEAAFKVADEVLVQSIKGLTEIITKPGLVNVDFNDVMTIMKNGGVAMIGMGESDADDDRINKAVEEALSSPLLGDIDINEARGALVRVVGGSDMTLAEAERGVEIVGKRISPMARIIWGCSVEPDSEGKVRVMVVLTGVKSNQFFARESFG, from the coding sequence ATGGTTGGATATGCTATGAACTCAGGTTTTGATCGCATCTCGGATTTTAGAGACAAGGCGTCAACAAAGGGCCCTGAGAAAAGTGCGGGCAGTGACGTGAGTGTTGATGACGAAGAATTGAAACGCATCGTTGAAAGTTTGAAAGTTAGAATAGCAATCATAGGTTGTGGTGGCGGAGGATCGAATACCATTCGAAGATTGTATCAAGCTGGAATTGTTGGCGCCACGCTCGTTGCTGCGAATAGCGACGCTAAGCACCTTTTATCTGTAGTTGCGCCCCATAAAGTTCTATTGGGTCGAACCTTCACAAGAGGTCTTGGCGCAGGCTCTATTCCAGATATTGGCAAAAAAGCAGCTGAAGAAGCAAGAGACGAACTGACCCGCTATCTTGACGGGCAGCATATCGTTTTCGTGACGGCCGGTTTGGGAGGAGGAACTGGAACTGGTGCTGCTCCCGTCGTTGCGGAGCTTGCGAGACAAAGAGCCCTTCTTGTCATGGGCGTTGTGACACTTCCATTTAAAGCCGAGGGGAAAGTTCGGATGGAAAATGCATTAGCGGGGCTTAATCGTCTGCGAGAATTTTGTGATACAACGATAGTAGTGCCGAACGACAGGTTGCTTGAAATCGTACCAAAGCTCCCGCTCGAAGCAGCTTTTAAGGTTGCCGATGAAGTCCTAGTTCAATCGATCAAGGGACTCACAGAGATCATTACGAAGCCTGGGTTGGTAAATGTCGATTTCAACGATGTCATGACTATCATGAAAAATGGTGGAGTTGCTATGATCGGAATGGGAGAATCCGATGCAGATGATGACAGAATCAATAAAGCGGTTGAGGAAGCGCTTTCTTCTCCATTACTGGGTGACATCGACATCAATGAAGCGCGAGGTGCATTAGTACGCGTAGTCGGGGGGTCTGACATGACACTCGCTGAAGCTGAGAGGGGAGTTGAAATTGTCGGGAAAAGGATCAGCCCGATGGCGCGAATAATATGGGGTTGTTCTGTTGAACCTGACAGCGAAGGAAAGGTTCGCGTAATGGTTGTTCTCACAGGAGTAAAGTCGAATCAATTTTTCGCAAGAGAATCATTTGGCTGA
- a CDS encoding Rpp14/Pop5 family protein, with protein MTSKSARGRRRYIAFRIVGDCEISADEIEGFVEEFGKKMLLRSAKIIEISGNFGIIRCAHRDKEKMIEILRSVRLGNGNIWIETLRTSGTLRALRNKVRSRY; from the coding sequence ATGACTTCAAAATCTGCGAGAGGCAGGAGAAGATACATTGCCTTTAGGATTGTAGGAGATTGCGAGATAAGTGCAGATGAAATCGAGGGGTTTGTCGAAGAATTTGGTAAGAAGATGCTATTGAGGTCTGCCAAAATTATCGAAATCAGTGGCAATTTTGGAATCATACGCTGCGCGCATAGGGACAAAGAAAAAATGATCGAGATTCTCCGTAGTGTGAGACTTGGGAATGGAAATATCTGGATCGAGACTTTAAGAACATCTGGAACGTTAAGAGCCCTGCGGAATAAAGTACGATCACGTTATTAA
- the rrp4 gene encoding exosome complex RNA-binding protein Rrp4 encodes MKASDEIMRENDRALSKERENIPRPIRELVVPGDLLDSGKLKPGDGTYVRDGKIYASQLGIKNIKSNFINVIPLGGPYIPSPGDTVIGKIVDIGPSNWLVDINSPYPAPLHVTEVPWKVEFGDTARYLNMGDTILAKVLMVDETKRVQVTMKEQGLRKLQGGQVIDISHSKVPRVIGKGGSMIQMIKSYTNCRIYVGQNGRIWLDGDIENIVIAIRAIKMIEEGAQTLRLTERVKEYLETMTRQSANGSV; translated from the coding sequence ATGAAAGCGAGTGACGAGATTATGAGAGAAAATGATAGAGCTCTTAGCAAAGAAAGGGAAAACATTCCGAGACCGATTAGAGAACTCGTCGTCCCAGGAGATCTCTTGGACTCGGGAAAACTCAAACCCGGTGATGGGACATACGTTCGTGATGGAAAGATCTATGCTTCTCAGCTTGGTATAAAAAATATTAAGTCGAATTTCATCAATGTTATACCGCTAGGTGGTCCTTACATCCCCTCGCCAGGAGATACGGTTATTGGGAAAATTGTTGACATAGGGCCTTCAAACTGGCTTGTGGACATAAATTCTCCATATCCAGCTCCATTGCATGTGACTGAGGTTCCATGGAAGGTTGAATTTGGAGATACGGCTAGGTATCTAAACATGGGTGACACGATCCTTGCCAAGGTTCTCATGGTAGATGAAACAAAAAGAGTTCAGGTGACGATGAAGGAGCAAGGACTGCGCAAGCTACAAGGTGGACAGGTCATCGACATATCTCACAGCAAGGTGCCACGAGTGATTGGAAAAGGCGGTTCCATGATCCAGATGATAAAGAGTTATACCAACTGCCGCATTTATGTCGGGCAAAATGGCCGTATCTGGTTAGATGGGGATATTGAGAATATTGTCATAGCTATAAGGGCAATAAAAATGATTGAAGAGGGCGCTCAAACCCTTCGTCTCACGGAAAGGGTCAAGGAGTACCTTGAAACAATGACCCGCCAGAGCGCAAATGGGAGTGTTTGA